A single genomic interval of Alistipes provencensis harbors:
- a CDS encoding Ig-like domain-containing protein, with protein sequence MNTTRIYRKSRIMPLLACLSLLATTAVFPSCSDDGEENDVLSILFEKSSVGISVSGSEQLRIKVITPGRGVSQTDWYDQAANPLGIVWSSGNENAVCVDAQGVVTGIGTGNAPVTVTAPNGVYARTSVSVSNDVIFEKVAAGLTEEIVYSKGVQLVRNAVMQCFDVDSKGELYYIQIAGSDAHKLHVIRGEANESPADYMTLRWFGHGTNMAVEEQGADRYIWINSNGNKLDDNSYSQSQTISRIKYEAGKTLDKYSGDTFYLQGKRNVHPAIDVPSDLLAITASTTGVRDFYIYKLSEALALPVSDVSLTVTWGGEDGTQKTAETRIVKARKLDQLTPVGQFTINTGKTASELGYYDFQGFDCTNGIIYFYEGTGNNNDGKTASIAYVTLLDLKGAQVYPRTKVGAIADMQALTTADITSTGYMEAEGIKMKNGSLWLGFASKSTDDIRRANIFRY encoded by the coding sequence ATGAACACAACACGAATATACCGTAAATCGAGGATCATGCCCCTGCTGGCATGCCTGTCCCTACTGGCAACGACCGCCGTATTTCCCTCCTGCTCCGACGACGGAGAGGAGAACGACGTACTGAGCATTCTCTTTGAGAAATCGTCGGTCGGCATCAGCGTCAGCGGCTCGGAACAGCTCCGCATCAAGGTCATTACCCCTGGGAGAGGAGTTTCACAAACCGACTGGTACGACCAAGCGGCCAATCCGCTGGGCATCGTTTGGAGCTCGGGCAATGAAAATGCGGTCTGTGTCGACGCACAAGGCGTCGTTACCGGAATCGGGACCGGTAACGCACCGGTAACGGTAACAGCCCCCAACGGGGTATATGCCCGGACATCGGTATCGGTATCCAATGATGTCATCTTCGAGAAAGTGGCGGCAGGGCTGACCGAAGAGATCGTTTACAGCAAGGGCGTACAACTTGTACGGAACGCTGTTATGCAATGCTTTGACGTGGATTCGAAGGGTGAGCTCTACTACATACAGATCGCCGGGTCGGATGCTCACAAGCTCCATGTGATCCGGGGTGAGGCAAACGAGTCGCCGGCTGATTACATGACCCTGCGCTGGTTCGGCCACGGCACCAACATGGCCGTCGAGGAGCAGGGAGCCGATCGTTACATCTGGATCAACAGCAACGGCAACAAGCTCGACGATAACAGCTACAGCCAAAGCCAGACCATCTCGCGTATCAAGTACGAAGCGGGCAAGACGCTCGACAAATACAGCGGCGATACCTTCTATCTCCAAGGTAAACGCAACGTGCATCCGGCCATCGACGTCCCCAGCGACCTGCTGGCCATCACGGCCTCAACGACGGGTGTCCGCGATTTTTACATCTACAAATTAAGCGAAGCGCTGGCGCTTCCCGTTTCCGACGTCTCACTGACGGTAACCTGGGGCGGCGAGGACGGTACACAGAAAACGGCGGAAACACGCATCGTCAAGGCCCGCAAACTGGATCAGCTCACACCCGTCGGGCAATTCACGATAAACACCGGAAAAACGGCCTCCGAACTGGGTTACTATGATTTCCAAGGATTCGACTGCACGAACGGCATTATCTACTTTTATGAGGGCACCGGCAACAACAACGACGGAAAAACGGCCTCCATAGCCTATGTGACACTACTCGACCTGAAGGGTGCGCAGGTCTATCCCCGCACGAAAGTCGGAGCCATCGCCGACATGCAGGCACTCACGACAGCCGACATCACATCCACGGGATATATGGAAGCCGAGGGTATTAAAATGAAGAACGGTTCACTGTGGCTGGGCTTCGCCTCGAAGTCTACCGACGATATCCGCCGGGCCAATATATTCCGGTATTAA
- a CDS encoding fibronectin type III domain-containing protein has protein sequence MKLASILFAPLVAAVLLSPGCSDDPDVSVTRDTDELNFAYSVSTQSFTVRTDGNWNLSTEDDWIHTDPAQGVGNGHNYQYINVTVDRNTGEKRTGEILIHAAGRDLKVFIHQDDGIFAMKQAYVLGTLLEGEQISGIYVAIPYEKALGTELMDVEVELDGEGAPGIKCEPVEGEKLQEGDGEVLVALSGTPRSMGDIDINVTIKLSTQETPVIQETRSFVSSENIIYEMTFDKLIWGGDYVANKTGMYPGNQSLDVTPDTPATTVATAGQDGSGDFFNAGMNPAFTADRGLAEWTGSKVYEHPGYPKMGTGSALGWIMAPALNFQALGLSEPQNIFVQFDYCRWDGEQDDIVVTAENAGSMPETQLEKDHSKRTWQSIVFKVTDATSATRIKISGTKAGNNRFFIDNFRVYVSQAVPVEVTSKLETPTNLNCTEQTPSSLSFTWKRDYDASSYTAELYEASNESVAAKSEVVSGNQCTFDGLNPSADYKFRVMANCQPKPEFNSDYSAFLACRTLDPVAIPTPQVSLYETSRGFLVFEWPRGDTYPRKFILELAETASGDAIRTVECKEPIKGQGFYANYPYNRFVFGGLQADKTYYCRVKILGEGIYTDSEFGVGEGKTSPTPTLGSEILLYKDFDDFWWGGYSIAAAFGVCPSSAAQKLPATMNISGSVFANDGTTVVGEPSKNADDTFATIGKANDDYLAARWGDGDWDTANSKKIYEVCGHLKFGTGSAAGSLVLPHLTKLGAATADIVLTFRACPYTEPKAVDGVYTIYGNQDRKDFTVSLSGGGTFEDGTTKITLTNDDSGRDNNGRFAWTDHTVTIKNATAESRITIATIEKRMWLDEIKVIKK, from the coding sequence ATGAAACTTGCGTCTATTCTGTTCGCGCCGTTAGTCGCGGCAGTGCTCTTGTCCCCCGGCTGTTCAGACGATCCTGACGTCTCCGTGACCCGGGATACGGACGAGCTCAATTTCGCTTACAGCGTTTCAACCCAATCATTCACGGTCCGTACAGACGGCAATTGGAATCTGTCCACCGAAGACGACTGGATTCACACAGACCCTGCACAAGGAGTCGGCAACGGACACAATTACCAATATATAAACGTTACCGTCGACCGGAACACGGGTGAAAAGCGGACGGGCGAAATCCTGATCCACGCTGCGGGCCGCGACCTGAAGGTCTTCATTCATCAGGACGACGGTATCTTCGCCATGAAACAGGCCTATGTGCTTGGCACACTGCTCGAAGGCGAGCAGATATCCGGCATCTATGTCGCCATTCCCTATGAAAAGGCTCTGGGGACCGAGCTGATGGACGTCGAGGTAGAGCTCGACGGCGAAGGCGCCCCCGGCATCAAGTGTGAACCCGTGGAGGGTGAAAAACTCCAGGAGGGCGACGGCGAGGTACTCGTGGCACTGAGCGGCACGCCGCGTTCGATGGGCGATATCGACATCAACGTAACCATCAAGCTCTCCACACAGGAAACGCCCGTGATCCAGGAAACCCGGAGTTTCGTTTCGTCAGAGAACATCATTTACGAGATGACCTTCGATAAGCTAATCTGGGGCGGTGATTATGTGGCCAACAAAACTGGCATGTACCCCGGCAACCAAAGCCTGGACGTTACTCCCGACACTCCGGCGACGACCGTTGCAACAGCGGGGCAGGACGGCAGCGGAGACTTTTTCAATGCCGGGATGAACCCTGCGTTCACAGCCGACCGCGGCCTTGCCGAATGGACCGGGTCGAAAGTATACGAACACCCGGGCTATCCCAAAATGGGCACGGGATCGGCACTAGGCTGGATCATGGCCCCGGCGCTGAACTTCCAAGCCCTCGGACTGAGCGAGCCGCAGAATATCTTCGTTCAGTTCGACTACTGTCGTTGGGACGGCGAGCAGGACGACATCGTAGTTACGGCTGAGAACGCCGGTTCGATGCCCGAGACCCAGCTGGAGAAGGACCATTCCAAACGCACATGGCAGAGCATCGTCTTCAAGGTTACGGACGCAACCAGCGCGACACGCATCAAGATCAGCGGCACCAAGGCCGGCAACAACAGGTTCTTCATCGACAACTTCCGGGTATACGTCTCACAGGCGGTACCCGTGGAGGTTACCTCCAAGCTCGAAACCCCAACGAACCTGAACTGTACCGAGCAAACGCCGTCATCGCTCAGCTTCACATGGAAACGGGATTACGATGCCTCGTCGTACACCGCCGAACTTTATGAAGCGAGCAACGAATCCGTTGCCGCGAAGAGTGAAGTTGTTTCGGGCAACCAATGTACGTTCGACGGGCTCAACCCGAGCGCCGACTACAAGTTCCGTGTAATGGCCAACTGCCAGCCCAAACCCGAATTCAATTCCGACTATTCGGCCTTCCTCGCCTGCCGCACGCTCGATCCGGTAGCTATTCCCACACCGCAGGTATCGCTTTACGAGACTTCACGCGGCTTCCTGGTGTTCGAATGGCCCCGCGGCGACACATATCCGCGCAAATTCATCCTCGAACTGGCCGAAACGGCATCAGGCGATGCCATCCGCACCGTTGAGTGCAAGGAACCTATCAAAGGACAAGGCTTTTATGCCAATTATCCCTACAACCGTTTCGTTTTCGGCGGCTTACAAGCCGACAAGACCTACTATTGCCGTGTGAAGATTCTCGGCGAAGGGATCTACACCGATTCCGAATTCGGCGTCGGCGAAGGCAAAACCTCCCCGACGCCTACGCTGGGCAGCGAGATCCTGCTCTACAAGGATTTCGATGACTTCTGGTGGGGCGGCTATTCCATCGCCGCGGCATTCGGCGTCTGCCCCTCTTCGGCAGCCCAGAAACTCCCTGCCACGATGAATATATCCGGCAGCGTCTTCGCAAATGATGGCACAACAGTCGTCGGAGAGCCGTCAAAAAATGCCGACGACACCTTTGCCACCATAGGCAAGGCCAATGATGACTACCTCGCAGCCCGTTGGGGCGACGGCGACTGGGATACAGCCAACAGCAAAAAAATCTACGAAGTCTGCGGACACCTCAAGTTCGGCACCGGGTCAGCCGCCGGAAGCCTCGTACTCCCGCACCTGACCAAACTCGGAGCCGCAACGGCAGACATCGTACTGACGTTCCGGGCCTGCCCCTACACCGAACCCAAGGCGGTGGACGGCGTTTACACGATCTACGGCAACCAAGACCGCAAGGATTTTACGGTTAGTCTGTCGGGGGGGGGAACGTTTGAAGACGGGACAACGAAGATTACCCTCACCAACGACGATTCGGGACGTGACAACAACGGTCGTTTCGCGTGGACCGACCACACGGTAACCATCAAAAACGCCACCGCCGAAAGCCGGATTACGATCGCCACGATCGAGAAGCGCATGTGGCTGGACGAAATAAAAGTGATAAAGAAATAA